The sequence below is a genomic window from Tenacibaculum tangerinum.
AGAACGCGTGTTAAATTTGAATGAACGTGAGCCAATCGAAACAGATTCGCTGAATATAGAGTCTTTTCCGTCATACAAGGAATGGGCGTCTAAAGATTATTCCATCATCTCTGAAGAAAGTCCAGACACCTATCCGCCACGTTCCAAAATAGGAAAGTTTTTATCTCAACGCTTGCAATCACTTCTTACGCCTTTGGTACAATCAGGTATAGCTTCCTTACATCAAGAGTGTGTGCAAGAAGTCCAATGGTTGGATGATGGTAAATTAGTCATAAATACCCATAAAACTACACACAAAGATTTTGATGAAATTTTATTGACCATCGGGCATCAGCCCACAAAACTTTCTAAACAAATACAAGACTGGGAAAAGTTTGTTTCCGCCAAAAAAGACATTTACTTATTTAAATCTCCTTATCCCATAAGTAGCTTTTTACAGCACAAAAGTCTGGAAGAAAACAGCACTATTGGAATTCGTGGATTTGGCTTAGCCATGATTGATGTTACAAGAGCCATTGCCAATAAGTTTGGCGAGTTTGTTACCACAAATGAAAAGACTAAAGCGTGTGAATTTGAAACTGAACGACCTCTTAAAAATTTACTTGTTCCGTTTTCACTCGACGGATTGCCTCCAGTGCCAAAACCGTTGAACGCACACATAGACAATTGGTTTACGCCTTCTCAAAAATCGCTTACTGCTTTTGAGGAGCAAATTGGAGACAAGGAAAATCAAAAAGCAGCAAAAAGTCCTCAATTTCTTATAGATGCGTTTGCTCCTATAGCCTCTACTATTTATAGCAACCTGCCGAACACCCAAAATACCTTCAGTAAAAAGGAAATTGAACAGGCTATCGATTTATGGTTAAAAGACCAGACTTATGAGCACCCCTTATTCCTTTCTACCAAGCAGTCTGCCGAACAGAGTATGCAAGATTACGTAGGAATGGCTATTGGAGAAAAATCAATTAGCTTAGATTTTTGCATAGGTCAAGTATGGCGACATTGCCAACCATCTATTTATAAAGCCCTTTCTTTCAATGAGTGTTCAAACAAAGTTTTTGCTGAAATCATAAAACTGGACGAATCGACGAAAAGATACTCGTATGGTCCACCAGTTGAAAGCATTCAACAATTAATAGCACTTTCAAATAGTGGGGTTCTAAATTTAGATTTTGTCTGTGATCCAACGATCGATTTAATTGACGAAGGATGGCAGTTCACTGATGATAAAAAAACCATCACTGTTAATTTGATGATTGATTCAGTTTTAGATTCACCAAAAATTAGAGCGGTGCGATCAACACTTATTCAAAATTTACTTTCGGATAACTTAATGCAAGCAGTTCATGATGACTTTGGTGTGGTTACGGACGAAAATGGATATTTAGTTTCAGACGATATCAACAGAAAAATCCCCATAGCCTTGCTCGGACGATTGGCGAAAGGAACCATTATTGGCGTTGATGCTATTTTAGAATGTTTTGGTACTCGACCCCGACAATGGGCAATACAAGCAGCAAAAAATCATGAGGTTTTTTTAAATCAAAATTCAAATTAAACTATAAAAAAGCTTTTCGCTTGTGACTTTCAAGACTAGATTAAATTTATTTGTGTTTCTAAAATTACTCCTACTTCGTGCTATCAACATGACGCACTATGGATTTTTGTCAATTCAACAGAGCATTTTAGAAAGAATAACGTAAAATAACGTGAGTTCGGGATATCATTATATTGATTTTTAGCAAGTTCAATTTGATACTTATGCCGAACTCACGTTAGAATAAGTTTACGCGAGATATATAATAATGTGTTTTATTGATAATCAGCAGGTAACTTTCTTGCTTTCGTTAACTGCTCAAATACGTACCCTAGTTGTAATAATTCTTTTTCTGTAAATGGTTTCCCTATAAAAGTTAAACTAACAGGTTCTCCTGATTTTTTATAACCCATAGGGACAGTTAGTGTTGGGTATTTCGCTACTGCTGCAATACCAGAGTGGTAATTGTTAATAGACAGAATGACATCTAAGTTCTGAGCCTCCAAATCTTGTAAAAACTTCTTCCCATTAAAAGCTAAGCTATCTTTTACAATCTCTAATTGCGCCAAACTGGTCGTATCTTTTACAATTCCTTCAAATAATTGTTGTCCGTAAGGAGCTCTTTTGATACTATCTTTTTCGTTAAAACTAACAACATCTTCCACCTTTTTTACCGTAAGATTTTTATTTCCATAGGTTGATAGATATTTAGGTAAATCGTATTTCATATCGATATTCAACAATGTAATAAAACCATCAAACGATATTTCTGGGGGTGTAATTTCTATGATTTCTGCACCTGCTTCTCGAAGTTTTTCTATACTTGCTCTATAGATAGTATCTTTTAAAAGTGGTTTTAAAGCACCAATTCTTTTTTCTTTTATATTGTAATTTTCTTCGAGCAAAGCTTTAGGGTTAAAACCTTCTATTTTTAAAGAGGCTGCATCTTTCTCGTCCTTCCCCAACATGGCTTCATACAAAATTGCAGTATCAACAATACTTTTGGTCATCGGACCTGGGGTATCTAAAGTACTTGAAATCGGCACGATTCCAGAACGACTTAACACTCCAATGGTAGGCTTTAAACCAACTAATGAGTTCTGACTCGATGGTGATGTGATAGAGCCCGCGGTTTCTGTACCCACAGCAGCAGCAGCATAATTTGCAGCAATCGAAACCCCGCTTCCTGAACTGGAACCTCCTGTTTCAAAAACTTTTCTTCCGTAAGGATTTAAGGTCTGCCCTCCTATTGCGCTATACCCTAACGGACATCCTTCACAAAAGAAATACGCCCATTCACTTAAATTTACTTTTCCTAAGATTAGTGCGCCTGCATCTTTTAATTTTGTAACGATAAAAGTGTCTTTATCGGTCGAGTTGTTTTGTAAGGCTACAGCTCCTGCGGTAGTTACCATTCCTGCTGCATCGATATTGTCTTTTATCAAAATTGGAATTCCGTTCAGAGAGAACGCTCCTACTTCTTTTACTTCTTTATCTTTTGCTCTTGCTTCTTTTAAAACATTTGGATTGAGTGCTATAATTGCATTCAAATAGTGTGTGCTATCACTTTCAAACTTTCGTATTCTATACAAATAGAATAAGGTTAGTTTTTCGTAGGTTAGTTTTTTTGTTGAAATACTTTGTTGAATGGCGGGAATATTTTTTTCTAAAATGAGTGGCTTTAATTGGTTGTATTCTTTTTCTGAAAATTTCGATAGTTCCTCTTCAAAAGGCTGAAACTGCTCGTTTAAATCTGAGTATTTCGATTGTAGTAATTTGAATTGCATTCGCTTGTTTTCATGCGTTTGCTGTTGTTCTATTTCAGCAGTCTCATCGTATTTTTTGAAGTAGTTCTTTGCTGATGGAGTTTGTTTACAGGAAAAAATGAATAGCGTCGTTACGAATACCAGTATTATTTTTCTCATTTTGCTTAGTTATTAAATACTCAAATGTACTTATTTAAAAACAAAAAACTCCCAAAATGGGAGTTTTCGATATATGTTTACTTCTTGTATTACTTAAAAAATGAATCTACAAACTCGTGTTTGTTAAATACTTGTAAATCGTCGATTCCTTCTCCTACGCCTATATATTTTACAGGAATTTGAAATTGGTCAGATATACCAATGACCACGCCTCCTTTTGCCGTACCGTCTAATTTGGTTACTGCCAATGAGGTAACTTCGGTTGCTTTGGTAAATTGTTTGGCTTGCTCAAAGGCGTTTTGCCCTGTTGAACCGTCTAATACTAACAATACATCGTGTGGTGCATCAGGTACTACTTTTTGCATGACACGTTTAATTTTGGTCAACTCATTCATTAAATTTACCTTATTATGTAAACGTCCTGCCGTATCGATGATAATAACATCGGCATCTTGACTTACTCCTGACTTCACGGTATCAAATGCCACAGAGGCTGGGTCTGACCCCATTTCTTGACGTACAATCGGCACTTCTGTTCTATCTGCCCAAACTTGTAATTGATCTATGGCTGCTGCTCTAAATGTATCTGCAGCTCCTAACACGACTTTTAAGCCTTTCTTTTTAAATTGTGAGGCTAGTTTACCTATTGTAGTGGTTTTTCCCACTCCGTTTACTCCTACCACCATTAACACATAAGGTTTGGTCGTTACTGGAATGGTAAAATCGGTTTCATCGCCTGTATTGGTTTCTGATAATAAACCTGCAATTTCTTCGCGTAAAATTTGATTGAGTTCTTCGGTGCCTAGATACTTATCGCGTGCTACGCGTTCTTCAATTCTATCGATAATTTTTAGCGTTGTTTCTACTCCTACATCAGACGACACCAATACTTCTTCTAAATTGTCTAACACATCATCGTCAACCTTTGCCTTTCCTGCAACTGCTTTTGATAATTTAGAGAAAAAACTCGATTTGGTTTTTTCTAATCCTTTATCTAAGGTTTCCTTTTTCTCTTTAGAGAAGATGTTCTTTAAAAAACTCATGCTTAAATTTTATATCGCTTACATAGGTTAAAAACCATACCGTTTGTATGGATACGGTCAAATTGTCATTACTCTTGCGTTAGGGATTGAGGCATTTGTTGGAGCTCTCCCGATACTTCGGGAAGCGACTGCCGAAAGCCCGACCCGCTAGGGTAACGCCCAAATCTTTACGTTGTACTAAAAACTTGAGATTGTCAAATATAAAAAAAGCTACTCTCAAATGAAAGTAGCTTTTCTTTAAACTGTATACAAGAATTACTTTTTTGCTAAAAAGTCATTCACGCTATCTGGATCCATAATAGCTTCAACAAAAGTGTAAGCTCCAGACTTAGGAGACTTTACCATTTTGATAGCTTTGGTTAATCTTTTCGAACCTGTTTGTAACGATGCTACTGATTTCTTTGCCATTTTATATTAAAGTTTACGCCGTAGCTTATTATTTAATTTCTTTATGAACTGTCATTTTCTTTAAGATTGGATTAAATTTCTTTAATTCCATTCTATCAGGAGTATTCTTTTTGTTCTTTGTTGTAATATAACGAGAAGTTCCTGGTTGCCCAGAAGCTTTGTGCTCTGTACACTCTAAAATTACTTGAACTCTGTTTCCTTTTTTTGCCATCTCTCTAAAATTTTATCTACGTAAGGAATTATTTAGTTAAGAAACCTTTTTCTCTTGCTTCTTTAATAACCGCAGAGATTCCTTTTTTATTAATATTTTTTAATGCAGAAGCAGATACTTTTAAAGTTACCCATTTATCTTCTTCTGGAATATAGAAACGCTTGGTCATTAAATTAGCGTTAAATCTTCTTTTAGTTCTATTTAAAGCGTGAGATACGTTATTACCTACCATCGCTTTTTTTCCTGTTAATTCACAAACTCTAGACATCTTCTTGACAGTTTTTAGTGTTATTTCTAAACGAGGTGCAAATTTATGCATTTTAATTTATTGCACAAAAATATTCTCGATTAAATTTTAAATTATTTTAATCATTCATAACTTAGGTTCAGCATCTAACCTATATGGAAGCGTAACGGCGGCAAAAATACTAATTTATTTTAATATGGCAGCTCGTAATAATTCTAAAGATTTGGTTACGGTTCTGTTTATTACTTTCTCTCTTGGCTTGCCAAAATTGAACTCGTGTACTGCCACTCCTTTTTTGCTAGCAATAGCAATATACACCAAGCCTACACTTTTATCGTTATGGTCGGTAGTGGGGCCTGCATTTCCTGTTACAGCTATCGCATAATCTGTTTGCAATTGCTCTAAACATCCGGTTGCCATTGCCGATGCTACTTCTTTACTTACCACTGTAAACTGCTTAATTGTTTCTTCGGAAACTCCTAGCAGTTGTTGTTTTAAAGCGGCTGTATAGGTTACGAATCCGCCCGCAAAATAGCTTGATGCTCCTGGAACAGAGACAAAAGTTGATGCTATTTTTCCTCCTGTTAAACTTTCGGCAGTTGCAACCGTTTTTTTATGTTGTTTTAACAGCTTACCTACTTCTTTTTCTAAGGATGTTTCGTTATCGTCTCCAACAATAATCTCTGGAAGCAAGGTATACAATTCAGAAACTTGCTTTTCTATCTCTTTTGCCAATAGTTCTTTATCATCTCCTTTAGCAGATAATCGTAAGCGAACTCTTCCGAAAGATGGTAAATAGGCTAATTTTATGAAATCAGGCAAGTTATCTTCCCAATCAGAAATTCTTTCTGCAATGATGGTTTCGCCTGTACCCACCGTCATAATGGTTCGATGCAAAATAAATGGCAGTTTAAAAGTAGCTTGAAGTTTTGGCAATACCTCGTACTTCATTAAGCCTTTCATTTCATAAGGTACGCCTGGTAATGATACAAAAACCGTATTATTTTCGTAAAACCACATTCCTGGCGCGGTTCCTAAACGGTTCATCAACAAGGTGGCTTTGGAAGGTAGTTGCGCTTGATATTTCTGAATTTCGTTGAATGGGTGATTGACTTTTTTGAATATGTATTTAATATTCTCAATTACTTCTGGGTACTCAACAATTTTATCGTCTTTAAAATACTCTGCAATTGTTTTTTTTGTAATATCGTCTTTGGTAGGCCCTAACCCCCCTGTAACAATAACGATATCTGCTCTACTTTCTGCTTCTTTTAACGCATTTAAAATATGTTGCTTTTCGTCTTGTATGGATGATATTTGATAGACTGAAACACCTATTTTATTGAGTTCTTGACCAATCCATTGGGAGTTCGTATCTACAATTTGTCCGATAAGAATTTCATCGCCTATCGTAATAATTTCTGCATTCATTTCTTTGTTGGTTTGAAAGTTGGTAATGTATGAAAGTTGGAAAGTTGGAAAGTTGAAAAGTTAATCAAGCTACCTAACTGAAAACTTACAATCTAAACATCTAAACATCTAAACATCTAAACATCTAAACATCTAAACATCTAAACAAAACTACTTTACTTTAATTTGAAAAGCTTGCCTTCCTTCAATAGTTCCTGTTAACACATCATTTTCTGCCACTTTTCCAACTCCTGCGGGTGTTCCGGTAAAAATAATATCGCCTTTTTTCAACGTAAAATATTGCGATACATAACTAATCAATTCATCAATTTTCCATAGCATACTTGAAGTATTTCCGTCTTGCACTACCTCATCGTTCTTCTGTAATTGAAACGATACATTTTCTAAGTCAAAATCTTCCTTTGGAAAAAACTCTCCCACAATAGCACTGCCATCAAAAGCTTTGGCTTTTTCCCAAGGCAATCCTTTTTCTTTACATTGTGCTTGTACATCGCGTGCTGTAAAATCGATTCCCAGCCCCACAGTGTCATAATATTTGTGGGCAAATTTTGGAGAAATATGTTTTCCAACTTTGTTTATTTTAACCAATATTTCTACCTCGTAATGGATATCATTTGAAAATGGTGGAATAAAAAATGGCATTTTTTTAGGAAGAATCGCCGAGTCTGGCTTTAAGAAAACTACCGGATTTTCTGGTCTTTCATTCGCTAATTCTTCAATATGTTTTGCGTAATTACGCCCGATACAAATTATTTTCATAATCCCCTTTTAATTTCCCCAAGGGGGAAAAATTATACTCTTTTATTTTTATAATTTTCTCAAACTCATTCCCTTCCTTTGGGAGGGTTAGGGTGAGCCTTTAAGGTATCCACGTTTTTGGAAAGTT
It includes:
- a CDS encoding FAD/NAD(P)-binding protein → MASQKRKIAIIGLGPRGGYACERFMVALARKNHLTNIHISLFEQTGDFGNGQVYDVHQNASNWINITERVLNLNEREPIETDSLNIESFPSYKEWASKDYSIISEESPDTYPPRSKIGKFLSQRLQSLLTPLVQSGIASLHQECVQEVQWLDDGKLVINTHKTTHKDFDEILLTIGHQPTKLSKQIQDWEKFVSAKKDIYLFKSPYPISSFLQHKSLEENSTIGIRGFGLAMIDVTRAIANKFGEFVTTNEKTKACEFETERPLKNLLVPFSLDGLPPVPKPLNAHIDNWFTPSQKSLTAFEEQIGDKENQKAAKSPQFLIDAFAPIASTIYSNLPNTQNTFSKKEIEQAIDLWLKDQTYEHPLFLSTKQSAEQSMQDYVGMAIGEKSISLDFCIGQVWRHCQPSIYKALSFNECSNKVFAEIIKLDESTKRYSYGPPVESIQQLIALSNSGVLNLDFVCDPTIDLIDEGWQFTDDKKTITVNLMIDSVLDSPKIRAVRSTLIQNLLSDNLMQAVHDDFGVVTDENGYLVSDDINRKIPIALLGRLAKGTIIGVDAILECFGTRPRQWAIQAAKNHEVFLNQNSN
- a CDS encoding fumarylacetoacetate hydrolase family protein yields the protein MKIICIGRNYAKHIEELANERPENPVVFLKPDSAILPKKMPFFIPPFSNDIHYEVEILVKINKVGKHISPKFAHKYYDTVGLGIDFTARDVQAQCKEKGLPWEKAKAFDGSAIVGEFFPKEDFDLENVSFQLQKNDEVVQDGNTSSMLWKIDELISYVSQYFTLKKGDIIFTGTPAGVGKVAENDVLTGTIEGRQAFQIKVK
- the rpmG gene encoding 50S ribosomal protein L33, whose translation is MAKKGNRVQVILECTEHKASGQPGTSRYITTKNKKNTPDRMELKKFNPILKKMTVHKEIK
- a CDS encoding amidase family protein, with the protein product MRKIILVFVTTLFIFSCKQTPSAKNYFKKYDETAEIEQQQTHENKRMQFKLLQSKYSDLNEQFQPFEEELSKFSEKEYNQLKPLILEKNIPAIQQSISTKKLTYEKLTLFYLYRIRKFESDSTHYLNAIIALNPNVLKEARAKDKEVKEVGAFSLNGIPILIKDNIDAAGMVTTAGAVALQNNSTDKDTFIVTKLKDAGALILGKVNLSEWAYFFCEGCPLGYSAIGGQTLNPYGRKVFETGGSSSGSGVSIAANYAAAAVGTETAGSITSPSSQNSLVGLKPTIGVLSRSGIVPISSTLDTPGPMTKSIVDTAILYEAMLGKDEKDAASLKIEGFNPKALLEENYNIKEKRIGALKPLLKDTIYRASIEKLREAGAEIIEITPPEISFDGFITLLNIDMKYDLPKYLSTYGNKNLTVKKVEDVVSFNEKDSIKRAPYGQQLFEGIVKDTTSLAQLEIVKDSLAFNGKKFLQDLEAQNLDVILSINNYHSGIAAVAKYPTLTVPMGYKKSGEPVSLTFIGKPFTEKELLQLGYVFEQLTKARKLPADYQ
- a CDS encoding competence/damage-inducible protein A — protein: MNAEIITIGDEILIGQIVDTNSQWIGQELNKIGVSVYQISSIQDEKQHILNALKEAESRADIVIVTGGLGPTKDDITKKTIAEYFKDDKIVEYPEVIENIKYIFKKVNHPFNEIQKYQAQLPSKATLLMNRLGTAPGMWFYENNTVFVSLPGVPYEMKGLMKYEVLPKLQATFKLPFILHRTIMTVGTGETIIAERISDWEDNLPDFIKLAYLPSFGRVRLRLSAKGDDKELLAKEIEKQVSELYTLLPEIIVGDDNETSLEKEVGKLLKQHKKTVATAESLTGGKIASTFVSVPGASSYFAGGFVTYTAALKQQLLGVSEETIKQFTVVSKEVASAMATGCLEQLQTDYAIAVTGNAGPTTDHNDKSVGLVYIAIASKKGVAVHEFNFGKPREKVINRTVTKSLELLRAAILK
- the rpmB gene encoding 50S ribosomal protein L28, which encodes MSRVCELTGKKAMVGNNVSHALNRTKRRFNANLMTKRFYIPEEDKWVTLKVSASALKNINKKGISAVIKEAREKGFLTK
- a CDS encoding DUF4295 domain-containing protein, coding for MAKKSVASLQTGSKRLTKAIKMVKSPKSGAYTFVEAIMDPDSVNDFLAKK
- the ftsY gene encoding signal recognition particle-docking protein FtsY encodes the protein MSFLKNIFSKEKKETLDKGLEKTKSSFFSKLSKAVAGKAKVDDDVLDNLEEVLVSSDVGVETTLKIIDRIEERVARDKYLGTEELNQILREEIAGLLSETNTGDETDFTIPVTTKPYVLMVVGVNGVGKTTTIGKLASQFKKKGLKVVLGAADTFRAAAIDQLQVWADRTEVPIVRQEMGSDPASVAFDTVKSGVSQDADVIIIDTAGRLHNKVNLMNELTKIKRVMQKVVPDAPHDVLLVLDGSTGQNAFEQAKQFTKATEVTSLAVTKLDGTAKGGVVIGISDQFQIPVKYIGVGEGIDDLQVFNKHEFVDSFFK